Within the Rosa rugosa chromosome 2, drRosRugo1.1, whole genome shotgun sequence genome, the region TTCACTGTGTGTGCATTTTACCGTTGGgagtttttgtgtttttggtttGGGAGGTTTGATTCTGTTGCTGAAGTGAATGCAATTTGTGGGTTTTGGAGTTGCAGGAATTGGGTTTTTGATGGATGAAAGTttgagttttttgttttttgttttgttttgaattatgTGATTGTGAGTTGAATTTCTGGTTTGCTGTTTGAGTTTCTGTTTCTTGGGATTTCTTTTGGTACTTGGGAAGGAATGAGAAAAAGAGTTGAGGAGAGGAACATGTGCAGGGTTTTAGTTTTGTACTGTTGGATCTTCTTAGCAGCTGTGACTCTCTGAAGTCTAGTTAAGAAGGACAGAAGGAGTTCTTCTTTGTGGTAATTTAGGATTTTGGAATTGAGTTGTTTCATGTAGTGGTGGTTCACTATATGTGGGGGGGATTGGGGTGCATACAGTATGCACTTTCAAAGCTACTTGACATGAAAGAGCGCTGGATCTTATATCTGTAGGTACTGTGTTGTCCTCATAGAATACGTTAGCTTTCACTTATACGTATCAGAAAGTTATAATATTGGGGAACTACTAGATTTCGTGGTAGTTTCTGTCTGCAAAGTAGAAGCTTTTATTATGGTTGTGGATCCTTAATACCTGTTGTCAAGAACCTTAGTGTATTGGCCGTTTTAGGGACCCTTCATGCTGCGAGATTGGTTTTGCAGTATCATTTAGATTACTGGAGAGGTACTTCAGTTATATTGTGACAATGGCACACAAAGGCACTGCTACAAAATATCACTGTGCAAGAGATGTCTCAGGTTTAATAACATTATAACATGTACAGCAAGTTCTGACCGTAATGTGCCTCTTAAGATTAATTGGCTGCTAGTTCTTCTTTTGGCTGGAGATTGATGTTAAATGTACTTAGGGAGAGCCCCTCAAGTTGGGCAAACGCCAAAACTTGTACTTCTAAAATACTACCTACTGCAGTCTTACGCTAATAAACTTTTGAGACATAAAGCATAACTGTGGATCTCTTGTTTTGGCGACCAAGTCTGAAACATAACCAGTAATATTCTCAGGTTGAAACATAATGATTATTCGCTAAATATTCTTTATTCCCAAGAGCTTAAACTGTTTGGAACTTTGGATATAGGTGAAGAATTACTTCATATTGTAACAACTGTTCATCATATAATATTGTCATAAAACGGTATTAACTTAGAAAGAAATTTTAACGTGTAGATTTGCAGCAGAGGTTTTTCATGGTTTGCAAGAGCAAGTAACGACTACAGCTTCTAGAAGCCATAAGCTGATGGTTCGCGTTCAACACATTGAAGCTGCACTTCCTCCCCTTGAGAAGGCTGTACTTGCTCAAACAAGCCACATACATTTTGCATACACAGCTGGTATGGTTCTTGTACCTCATGTTGTAAGGTGTTTACTTTAGTACTGTGTTTTATAAATGATTTGAGACCAGGTGTTTATACTTAAGCTTGTTATAGTCCAAGACTGAATCTGCAGAATATGTGTGACATTTAAATTAACTTCTCTTtgttatattttctttattgTGGAGATGGTTTTGTCTATATTCCATATGCTATTATCAATATCCTGATAATTAAATCATTAATAGATAGCAGTTACTTTGCAGGTTTAGAGTGGCATCCACGTATTCGAAGTGAAAGACATCATTTCATCTACAATGACTTGCCACGCTTTATCATGGATTCGTATGAAGAATGTAGCGATCCTCCGCGTTTGCACTTGCTTGACAAgtataattaatttattttctttacctatttttacattatttgGATTAGAAGCATGGTCAAGTAGTGAAGTTTAAATTTGTATTCTGACTGTTACATACTTACATGGTTGAACCTTCGCTTGGCATTCAGATTTGATACTGGGGGTCCAGGATCTTGTTTAAAGAGATATTCAGATCCAACATTTTTCAAAAGAGCATCAGCTATCTCTGATGAAGCAAATGCTGAAAAAATCCAAAGAGATAGGAAGGCTCAAAGAAGCAAGGTATGCAATATTGTTTTTGAATTTAGCTCAAAAGCCTCATTATTAGAGAGCACATAGATTAAATTCGTTGATAAGATCGTGTAGTGCAATAAACCATCACTGTAGTTCTCATGATGATAACTTCTGTTTCTGCTATTAAattttgtaatttgttattgGGTTGTTACTTTAAGTACTTCCAATTTCTTTCTTGTCTGATTAAAATGTTGATATGGACAGAAAAAGAAAGGATCACAGCATAATGGAGATGTATCACGTTCTGCATCGATATCCAATCGCAGTAGCAGGTATCCTACAGATTCATAGTTTTATACTTGCGTACAAATGTGTAGATATATTCATAAGATAAAATGTGACTTATGGTTCCGTCTTTGATTTGATGGAACTAAAACACTTATGATCTCTGACTCTGCAGAATGCAACCTATTTCTTCTAATGTGAATCGGCAAAGCTCGCCTTCGCAAACTGTCTCCACAACTGACATGGCGGCATTAAAGTCTGACCTGGGAAACAATTCTAATTCTTTTGGTTCAAGAACTGAGTCAGGATATAATGAGTATGTTGCCCATTCAAGTTCCTCCCTGCAAGCCAAACAACAAGAATACAAGGAGTCCCCTACTTCTGAATCTGTGCATCATGATGATACTCTTGAATCTGTTTTGCATGATGGTGAAACTGTGTTTGTAGATGGTAACTCTCCTGGAAGTTCATTACAGGACCAAGTTACCTCTGGTTCATCTTGTGGTAAATGGGATGAGAAGGCAGAAATAGTAGATCCTACAGGTCAACAGAAGTGTTTAGATGAAACTACAGAAACGCTCCCTACAATGGATGACTCGGATGCACATGAAGGGGGAGCTGGTCACATTAAGAGTATTCAGCAAAACGATTTCCTCTTTGATGGCGAAAATATTTTGGAGCCAACCTCGAGCAGGAACCaaattgatgaaattgaaagtgaaCCAGATGAACCAGATACTTTCATGGATGCACTTAACACCATTGAATCAGAATCCGAAAATGATCTTGATTGTCAAACAAAACGAGAAGTGAAACATGTCCCTACTTTTGTCAACAAGAAAGGACTGGATGCAGTGCATGATATTACCATGGATTGTTTGAATCCTCAAACTCCAAGGTTTGAAACTCATACTGCAACATCTCACAGTTCCCCGGAAAGAGAAACGCCGGTGGATCTACCAAACTTAGCGTCATTAGAGAGCCCTGTCCCTGAGCAGATCCCTCAAGTAGTTATGGAACCTTCTAATTCAAACCACTCTGTAGGCTCTGATAGAACTGaaaatcttgatgattcaaggTTAGAAACTGTTAATTGTGATTCAGCATCCTCTGGCTCTGGAACTACTAATGTGCAGGATAACATCATAAGCAGTTTACGTGAACCTCAAGACTCTCCTGCTGACATTTCCAGGAATAATTCAATAAATTTCTGGACTAATGGTGGCATGTTAGGACTTGAGCCATCAAAACCTCCTGATTTCACCATGGCAAGTCCTGTAAATCCAGCTAGCAGTAGTACATCTGAGACAATTGGTCTCTCAAATCATGCTTACAAGATTATAGTCGACGAGCATGAAATGGAACCAAGCATGTTGACTATGGATGATCGATGTAATGATAAAGGTCAAGAGGATGGTATCTCATCAGAGAAAATATCTAAGGGAGTTTCACCTACGGAATTGTATACAAAGCTTGGAAATATTGATGATTCTGATAAGAGCAATGGATTTGGCCATGCCATGGAGGATGGTTGGAAAAAAACCAACGCAATGGAACCTGGAATTGTGTTACCAGTTGCTCCATATACTAAATCTGCTTCCAATGACTTACATCAGGAGAATGATGAAAACTCTTCTCTGGTTTTCGGACTTGGTCGTAGGTTACTTGAGAATGGTTTTGGTAGAAATGTATCGTATGACAAATTTGAGCCTGCTAGTTATTTGAATGCTGGTGAATTGGAGCAGAAAAGCGAGCACCAGAGTGTAGTGTACCAATCATTTCCTGATACAGCCTTCAAAGAGCAGTCTGAGGATGGATTTGCAGTTCATTCATCTCCTTCTTCACCACCACTTGAGCACATGAAGATATCTTTCCAACCCATAAATGGCATTGAAACTTCCAAACTAAAACTGAAATTATCTGATGGGATTCAAAGCCATGGAAGTGTAAGAGACACGTTTCAGTCATTCCAGCTGATCCCAGAACCTGCTATCCCTCTGCATGAATTTGGTTCTGATTCTGACGATGACACCTTCTGTCGATCATCTCCTTACATATCTGATGATTGTGTTAGCCATCACTCTGAGTCCAATTCTGAACAGTGGGAGTCTAGTGAAACTCCGGAGAGAGACAACCATGAACTTTATGATGCCTTGCGTGGAATCTCATCAACGGAACACATTTCCAGCTCCCCAGAACTAGGGGAAATAGGCAGCAATGCCATTTATAGTGAAGGTGGAATCAAAAGTGTTCACTCTGAGAATGGTATGGTACAGTATCTCTCTGATCCTTTACTTGATCTTCCAAGCTTAGATGCTTTTAAACCTGTACTCCTGCAAGAACCAAAAGATGATTCTACACCAATGGATGTCCATGGTTTGAGATGTCCTGGGGAATCTACACCAGGACCACCACCTCTCCCTCCAGTGGAATGGTGCCTTTCAAAGCCTCAGTTAGATGCTACAGAAGAAAATCACGATGTATCTGAAGGTTTTAAACATGTACTTGATACAGACCTCTTGGGGTCTATCACCTTCCAGCAACCACCATTGAAGCAACAAGAAGTGAATGAAGAGCCTCTTTCTATTGAACCAAAAATCAAGGTATTGTCTAGTATAATCCAATCCTACTCATTCAAGTTATAAAAGTCATACAATTAAGAATAGTGGGGTATCAAAACTGCAAAAGAACATATAATCAAATACTTCTTATGGCAGCAGAACCAGCAGGTGAATGAACACAAAGAAGCTGATCAGGCTCTAAACAGCAAAGAGATAGACGAAAAGGACGATTTCTTACAACAAATCAGAACACAGGTCAGTGTGCCATCTCTATTGTAATTTGGTCCTTTCCAAGATCCTGAAAGTCACTTATCTGCTTATCGGAGTGTTTCTATTCATGTGCAAAATGTGCCTATATAGAtcataaatgcacagtttttgGAAATAGACATGTGGTACTCTGGATCCTTAAAAGGCTTTTTATGCTTTGAGCATGTCTATGGTCATTCATTGCCATTGTTGATAAGTAGATTGTGGTAAAGCTTATGTTTTAATCAGTGCTTAACTTTTTCAATCATATTATATCTACCTTGTTGTGACCTTGAAAAAACTAGGCAAGTACAGTAAGTAATAAAGTAAACTATTGCTAATTTGTGCTCAATCTGCTGTTATGTCCTTCCAGTCATTCAACCTGAGACGCACAGTGACAGCAAAGGCAACAACTACGACACCAGGACCCGCTACCCATGTCAAAGTCACTGCAATTTTGGAGAAAGCAAATGCCATCCGCCAGGTTCCCATTTGCCCTTTTCTTTActtctctttctttcattcttttaaCATGCATTGTAGTACAATTCATAATTTAATGAAACTTGTCAGGCTGTTGGGAGTGATGATGACGATACCTGGAGTACTTAATCTGACCATGCTTGTTATGCCAGTCCATCAGAACAATCCTCTTGTAGCCGGAGTTTACAAAGTTGGCGGTGGCTAGGTTACATAGTATGTGAATAATTTCAGTTACTTCCTGTAATTAATCTTAGGGCTAGTCTTGTATTCCCCATTTCAGTAATTTTGATTGATTCCTTTAGGTAGAAAGATGAGATAAGTTGTAGGGCTGAGTATGATCGTTTATCTACAAGCTTGAGGCAACCATTTATATAAAATGCCTATAATGCCTGAATATATTGTTGTTGTTCCTTGAGCTCTGGTTTGTTGATATGTTCTTCTTGCTTTGTCTGTCAAACGTAAAAACAGAACACACGCATTAATGGAATATGTCACTACATGCAATTTGATTGTGTCATTTGCTTAGCAACCAAGAATCATGGAGAAGACACCTTGCATTCATATGGGTATGGAATGTTAATCAAGTCTagttgaccaaaaccaaatTCCTCAAGAAACTTAAAACTGGGAAATTCTGCATGCAGACTAATCAAATTGACATAGAAGCGTGAAAATTAAGTACGAATATAAAatttttgaacgtataaaaataCAAGAAGGTGGAGTATGACGAACTTTTTGTGAAAATTAAGTCGAAGCATAATTGCGATTCTAAAGTCATCAGAATATAGAACTTaagagccttttttttttccttctctgtctttttcttctctttaagACTCTAGCATTATCAATAATATCTCTGTAACTTCTGGTGTTTAATTAATCTTGTTTTGAGCTGGCATTGCAAAGCTTCCAACCGGCACACTGATTGGATTAAGAAATTTAATACTTAGTTAACACATAAATTAATGAATAAAGAAGGAAAGGAAgactttctttttcatttgatTAGAACAACTTGATAACCAAAACCATGACAGCAGGTACTTGGTACTTACAACTTTCCAACTCCACCCAAAATTATATGTTTTGTATATGGGATAATATCCCAATTAAGGATGTGATTACGGTGTGTGTGGAATGACAATGACACATATAAACCCAACTGGATTCACCCATAAGTAATCGAAATAAGAGCTGCAACTTCTAAAAAACTTCTGCTAATATTCTGCTGATCTTTTGCTCTTTATTTTCATTAGGAAAAGAAGACAGTTTATTTCTAAAAGAAGGTTCTCCAACAATGAAAAGGATGCACGTAGATTATACTTTGTTCTTTACATTAAGCTTTTAACTAAAAGAGACTGGGAAAGCATCACAAAGaaaaaatgcatgcatttcaattttcaaagtaAAAGAAACCATGATATGAGGTACTTTGTCTGCATTATATTATTAGTAAAAGCGTTACAAATGAGGTTCCTTTTGCATTAACTAAATAAAGATTCCTTTATTAAAGAAATCCCATATCAGATTACTTTTTTAATTTACAAATAATTGCAAAGAACTGAAAGCAACCCCGACCTTAATAATGTCTGCAAAACTACAATGTCAAATGTCAAGCGAATGAAAAAGAAGCAACAAAAGTTAATCATCAACTCCATTTAAGACCTGAAAGGCTGAAAAGATGGCTTTGAAACAAGTGTTTAGCAATAGCATTACAAAAAAGTACGCAACTTTAATGTCAACATGTCCATGTCCATAGTTCTTCggtcttcttttctttgttgataATACTAGAAAGGATTAGGCATGCTACTGCAAGCTCACTTTGCTGACTCCGATTGCACAAAACTCATTCAAGGCATGAGTATAGTTTTGAACTTGGGACCTTATCTGTTATCTATTAATGGTTTTTAATTGTGGAAGAAAATTCGAACTCAAAAACCTCGGATATAGCCGTAAATGCTCTTAATAATTAGAAATACAATTCCCTCATAAGAGCCTCATCTTTCATTCATGTCCATCTCTTTGAGAGAGAAAATGCTCTCAAGTACAACGTTTGAAGATAGGATCTTCAGATATATAGGATCATGCGTGCGTATATTAGATGGACTCAAAATTAGTGTTGTGTCATGCACCTTATAACGAGTAAAAGTTTAGAACATTTAACTCAAAATTAATTGATATTTGTTGGAAAAATTTAAAATCAATCGCATATTTTATTAAGAAACCAATTTTCGATATGTAATTCTACATGTTGATTCTCCCTAGACACAGAAGTACGAGTAGAACATGTTCTGTTCGCCCATGCCTTGCAATGGAAACCATTGTTGGCAACAGTAGCTTTGTTAGATAAACAACTATGGCAAAGCCATTCGATTCTTCATCGATCGATCTGTCAAAAAGTCTCAGTTTCAATCTTAAAAAGTCACTAATCGATCCGCATGTAATATACTATAACTGGCCCCTTTTAATATCAAATTAGCACAATGTTTGGTAGTGCCAAACTGCCAATTAGATCAATTTGCACAGTAAAAGTTGAGATCGATGCATGCACTATGGCCTTTTGCTCTCCATAATATGCTTTAAGACCACCTAACTAAtcccctttttctcttttcccaGAAAGTATTTATAAAGTTCTATATAGAGCTTCACCAGCACTGTTTACTGTTGGGGGGCTAAAGAATAAATAAGATCAATAGTACTATATGGTAGTGACATATAATATTCCATGGTGCACCAAAAGTAAATGGCCAAATGGATGGAGATTTCTCATAACATAAACAAGAAAAAGACTCTTGCTTTAGCTTTAAATCACTTTATCACTTTCTAGGGTAAGAATATGTACACAACCACAACTTTCATTAACAACAACTAAAAGGGCTTTTatctctttatgctcctatcactattGATATTTGTCTGAGACATGCCTGAATTGAGACGTACTTTAGACTTTCTAGTGAATAACTATAATGTGTATCTGATTTCTGATACATTACACTAGTTGTGTATCGTTTTACTTAATATTACCATTCGTTAAATGAAATTATGTGTTGGAAGAGTTTAGACAAAGATTGAAAGAGATTTTGAAAATATATGCTTCCGATGAAACATCTTATATTAGTATGAAAAACTAGACCGTGATGATGTGGAGATATGATGTGTGCAAAAAGCTCATCCTCAGCTTTTTCCAAACCCACCTGCCTGGCTTCTTGGCGGCTGTCACATGGATTTTTACATGAATAATTCTTGCTTTTAAATTAAGCACTTCTATCCCATACCTCCTATATATATTCGTAACCTAAGAAGTAGCACACCCACCTTCCTTAAAAACCGATACAAAGTTTGACTCTCACATTTGAGAGCATAACACATCTCTCTCTTCgtgtctctgtctctctgtctctcattCTTAAAACTCCATGGCTGAGGTCAGCAGCGGCCAAGATGTGCCCGGAATTAAGCTGTTTGGGACAACCATTACATTGCAGAACAAACAAGTAGTActaaaagatgatgatgatcatcGTCAACCCAAGAAAGCCGACGACGTTCATGACCAAACGGTGGAGATGAAGAGGCCGGAGAAGATCATACCATGCCCTAGATGCAAGAGCATGGAGACCAAGTTTTGTTACTTCAATAACTACAATGTAAACCAGCCTAGACACTTCTGCAAGGGCTGTCAGAGGTACTGGACGGCCGGCGGGGCCCTACGGAACGTGCCTGTGGGAGCCGGCCGTCGGAAAACCAAGCCTCCGGGCCGGGAGTTGGCCGGTTTCCCGGAGGGTTGTTTGTATGACGCTTCAGAGGTGGTGCACCAGTTTGAGTTGGATGGGGTGGTGGAAGAGTGGCACGTGGCGGCGGTACAAGGCGATTTCCGACATGTTTTTCCGGTGGTGAAGCGGCGGCGGAGTGGCTCAGGTGGTCAAACGTGCAGCTGATCATTGCCTCTTGATATTTTTCGTCCTTGTATAATTTAGTAAATTTCATGAAAATGAAATTACAATATAATATGTATGCGTTGTGTTAGCCTAATGTTAAGGGTGCATATATACGAGTGGTGAAATATGGGTATTTAGTAATCATTCAATCACATATAAATGCAAGTGaaattgccttttttttttcctatttttctGAAAGATTGCCTTTCTATTAATATATGGTTTAAATgattctctctctgtctctctaaataaaaaagggcaaaaaaaaaaaaaaaatgaggcaaAGACCTCTCAAACTCattcatgcaaatgaagccgtAGGGAAGCTAGGTTTTTCTGATTGAATTGCAGCATGAATATTATAAAGAGACCTGGATAGTTGACCATGTTGGAAGGATAGGATCTACTTTGAAAACTTAAGAAGGGAGATATGAATTACAAGCAACCTTCTTGGTTCTTGTCAGGAAAATCTGAAAATGTTAATGTTTTTTGACCAGAAAAACTAAGATGGTAATTTGCTATTGCACATACCTAGATAACCAGGGGAAATTATTGTCTACAATTTGTTTACCTCTCGGCCATGATGTGTTAGCACGTCTCCACCAATAATAACTGGAGCTTTTGTTAGAGAAGCTTTTAATAATATTCAGCAACAGAATTTTTGTTTCATTT harbors:
- the LOC133729468 gene encoding protein SCAR3 isoform X1, which codes for MPLVRFQVRNEYGLGQPQLYKEADREDPKAVLDGVAVAGLVGILRQLGDLAEFAAEVFHGLQEQVTTTASRSHKLMVRVQHIEAALPPLEKAVLAQTSHIHFAYTAGLEWHPRIRSERHHFIYNDLPRFIMDSYEECSDPPRLHLLDKFDTGGPGSCLKRYSDPTFFKRASAISDEANAEKIQRDRKAQRSKKKKGSQHNGDVSRSASISNRSSRMQPISSNVNRQSSPSQTVSTTDMAALKSDLGNNSNSFGSRTESGYNEYVAHSSSSLQAKQQEYKESPTSESVHHDDTLESVLHDGETVFVDGNSPGSSLQDQVTSGSSCGKWDEKAEIVDPTGQQKCLDETTETLPTMDDSDAHEGGAGHIKSIQQNDFLFDGENILEPTSSRNQIDEIESEPDEPDTFMDALNTIESESENDLDCQTKREVKHVPTFVNKKGLDAVHDITMDCLNPQTPRFETHTATSHSSPERETPVDLPNLASLESPVPEQIPQVVMEPSNSNHSVGSDRTENLDDSRLETVNCDSASSGSGTTNVQDNIISSLREPQDSPADISRNNSINFWTNGGMLGLEPSKPPDFTMASPVNPASSSTSETIGLSNHAYKIIVDEHEMEPSMLTMDDRCNDKGQEDGISSEKISKGVSPTELYTKLGNIDDSDKSNGFGHAMEDGWKKTNAMEPGIVLPVAPYTKSASNDLHQENDENSSLVFGLGRRLLENGFGRNVSYDKFEPASYLNAGELEQKSEHQSVVYQSFPDTAFKEQSEDGFAVHSSPSSPPLEHMKISFQPINGIETSKLKLKLSDGIQSHGSVRDTFQSFQLIPEPAIPLHEFGSDSDDDTFCRSSPYISDDCVSHHSESNSEQWESSETPERDNHELYDALRGISSTEHISSSPELGEIGSNAIYSEGGIKSVHSENGMVQYLSDPLLDLPSLDAFKPVLLQEPKDDSTPMDVHGLRCPGESTPGPPPLPPVEWCLSKPQLDATEENHDVSEGFKHVLDTDLLGSITFQQPPLKQQEVNEEPLSIEPKIKQNQQVNEHKEADQALNSKEIDEKDDFLQQIRTQSFNLRRTVTAKATTTTPGPATHVKVTAILEKANAIRQAVGSDDDDTWST
- the LOC133729468 gene encoding protein SCAR3 isoform X2 encodes the protein MPLVRFQVRNEYGLGQPQLYKEADREDPKAVLDGVAVAGLVGILRQLGDLAEFAAEVFHGLQEQVTTTASRSHKLMVRVQHIEAALPPLEKAVLAQTSHIHFAYTAGLEWHPRIRSERHHFIYNDLPRFIMDSYEECSDPPRLHLLDKFDTGGPGSCLKRYSDPTFFKRASAISDEANAEKIQRDRKAQRSKKKKGSQHNGDVSRSASISNRSSRMQPISSNVNRQSSPSQTVSTTDMAALKSDLGNNSNSFGSRTESGYNEYVAHSSSSLQAKQQEYKESPTSESVHHDDTLESVLHDGETVFVDGNSPGSSLQDQVTSGSSCGKWDEKAEIVDPTGQQKCLDETTETLPTMDDSDAHEGGAGHIKSIQQNDFLFDGENILEPTSSRNQIDEIESEPDEPDTFMDALNTIESESENDLDCQTKREVKHVPTFVNKKGLDAVHDITMDCLNPQTPRFETHTATSHSSPERETPVDLPNLASLESPVPEQIPQVVMEPSNSNHSVGSDRTENLDDSRLETVNCDSASSGSGTTNVQDNIISSLREPQDSPADISRNNSINFWTNGGMLGLEPSKPPDFTMASPVNPASSSTSETIGLSNHAYKIIVDEHEMEPSMLTMDDRCNDKGQEDGISSEKISKGVSPTELYTKLGNIDDSDKSNGFGHAMEDGWKKTNAMEPGIVLPVAPYTKSASNDLHQENDENSSLVFGLGRRLLENGFGRNVSYDKFEPASYLNAGELEQKSEHQSVVYQSFPDTAFKEQSEDGFAVHSSPSSPPLEHMKISFQPINGIETSKLKLKLSDGIQSHGSVRDTFQSFQLIPEPAIPLHEFGSDSDDDTFCRSSPYISDDCVSHHSESNSEQWESSETPERDNHELYDALRGISSTEHISSSPELGEIGSNAIYSEGGIKSVHSENGMVQYLSDPLLDLPSLDAFKPVLLQEPKDDSTPMDVHGLRCPGESTPGPPPLPPVEWCLSKPQLDATEENHDVSEGFKHVLDTDLLGSITFQQPPLKQQEVNEEPLSIEPKIKNQQVNEHKEADQALNSKEIDEKDDFLQQIRTQSFNLRRTVTAKATTTTPGPATHVKVTAILEKANAIRQAVGSDDDDTWST
- the LOC133729470 gene encoding dof zinc finger protein DOF1.5; amino-acid sequence: MAEVSSGQDVPGIKLFGTTITLQNKQVVLKDDDDHRQPKKADDVHDQTVEMKRPEKIIPCPRCKSMETKFCYFNNYNVNQPRHFCKGCQRYWTAGGALRNVPVGAGRRKTKPPGRELAGFPEGCLYDASEVVHQFELDGVVEEWHVAAVQGDFRHVFPVVKRRRSGSGGQTCS